In one window of Leptospira sp. GIMC2001 DNA:
- a CDS encoding potassium channel family protein, translating into MNKKRFNRGFFYDLRLQENIHKLSKFVLTLIAMVMIYSITFHFIMLWEGKQFSWITGTYWTLTTMSTLGFGDITFQSDVGKIFSLVVLLSGMIYLLVLFPYTFLTFFYNPLIEFQNKFRVQKTAPSGIQNHIIIVGLDSVAESFIEKLEYYGYKYLLMADTIQKAKDWKDMGFEVLHGYPDDPLAYERAAIGSAIMVFANAENEKLNTAIAFTAREINTEIEIVTNVQNLNFLDILYLAGCKSTIEITETLGKSFSKRCISRDHYIAEIGRFDQLVVWEVPVLGSELCGIKVSEAISKLKNLYLVGIWKRGKFILPELTDIIESNSILIVTGAEKDMTNINSLFEPEHFQNSKVLIIGCGRVGRATARHLDHLGVDYNILDNVPERKLKAISEGINIEDRFILGDASIADDLERAGLNKASTVIISTHEDSSNIFLTVYCRKLNENVLILSRANLERNVSTLHRAGADLVISYSSIGAMLLLNIIRKSNNIMLEEGLEIFRIPIPAALKLKTIAEMNIRKRTDCSIIALCQGHQLIESLPPIHEPLPAEGEIILIGSPLAEKNFMDTFADKK; encoded by the coding sequence ATGAACAAAAAACGTTTCAATCGGGGTTTTTTTTATGATCTTCGGCTCCAAGAAAATATTCACAAACTTTCCAAATTCGTCCTCACCTTAATCGCGATGGTGATGATTTATTCCATCACTTTTCACTTTATTATGCTATGGGAGGGCAAACAGTTTTCTTGGATTACAGGAACTTATTGGACACTGACCACAATGTCTACTTTGGGATTCGGTGACATTACTTTCCAATCTGATGTGGGCAAAATTTTTAGCCTTGTCGTTCTATTGTCAGGAATGATCTATCTATTGGTACTTTTTCCCTATACTTTTCTTACTTTTTTTTATAATCCACTTATTGAATTTCAGAATAAATTTCGAGTTCAGAAAACTGCTCCTTCGGGAATTCAAAATCATATCATAATAGTAGGATTGGATTCCGTTGCTGAATCGTTTATCGAAAAATTAGAATATTATGGATATAAATATCTATTAATGGCAGATACCATTCAGAAGGCAAAAGATTGGAAAGACATGGGATTTGAAGTTCTTCATGGATATCCTGATGATCCCCTTGCCTACGAAAGAGCAGCCATTGGTTCAGCGATTATGGTTTTTGCTAATGCAGAGAATGAGAAGTTAAACACAGCAATTGCGTTTACAGCACGTGAAATTAATACTGAGATAGAAATAGTAACCAACGTACAAAACTTGAATTTCTTGGACATTTTGTATCTTGCTGGCTGCAAAAGCACTATAGAGATTACAGAAACCCTCGGTAAATCATTCAGCAAAAGATGTATATCTAGAGATCATTATATAGCTGAAATCGGAAGATTCGACCAACTCGTAGTTTGGGAAGTTCCTGTTTTAGGATCAGAGTTATGTGGGATAAAAGTATCTGAAGCTATTTCAAAGCTAAAGAATTTATATTTGGTTGGTATATGGAAAAGAGGCAAATTTATTTTACCCGAACTTACAGATATTATTGAATCCAACAGCATATTGATTGTTACAGGTGCCGAAAAGGATATGACCAATATCAATAGTTTATTTGAACCAGAACATTTTCAAAATTCAAAAGTGCTAATCATCGGATGTGGAAGAGTCGGACGAGCAACTGCAAGACATCTCGATCATTTGGGAGTAGATTATAATATTCTAGATAACGTGCCAGAGAGAAAATTGAAAGCTATTTCCGAAGGCATAAATATTGAAGATCGATTTATATTAGGAGATGCTTCCATAGCAGATGATTTGGAAAGGGCCGGTTTAAACAAGGCATCAACTGTTATTATTAGCACTCATGAAGATTCTTCGAATATTTTTCTTACTGTTTACTGTCGTAAACTCAATGAGAATGTTCTAATTTTGAGTAGAGCCAATTTGGAACGAAACGTCTCCACGCTGCATCGCGCTGGAGCTGATCTTGTTATTTCTTATTCTTCAATTGGTGCTATGCTTTTGCTGAATATAATTAGAAAATCCAATAATATTATGCTTGAGGAAGGCTTGGAGATTTTTAGAATTCCGATTCCAGCCGCTTTAAAGCTCAAGACAATTGCCGAAATGAATATTAGAAAGCGAACAGATTGTTCTATTATTGCTTTGTGTCAAGGCCATCAGTTGATTGAGTCTTTGCCACCAATCCATGAGCCATTGCCTGCAGAGGGAGAAATCATATTGATTGGCTCCCCCTTAGCAGAGAAAAATTTTATGGATACATTCGCAGATAAAAAATAA